GCTTTATATAAATGGAGGGGAATTGACGAGTGTCTAAATTGGAGAGACTGTTCACCCATTTCGGTAGAGAATCAGCGTTTTAAGTTGCAGATTGTTGCATGATTGCTGCTTCCTTCGCAAGGCTGTCCGTTGCAGAGTTGGTCTCTCTGTAGCAATGCTCCAAAATGTATCTGGCGTGCGTTATCGATTGTCATACTGCTCTGATCAGGCTATTGAGTTTCCAAGGTGTAGCTGAGATTTGTCTTACTGAGCATAGTAATTGCACTGAATCCACATGCACGATCACCTTTGATAGGCCGAGCGACGCACAAAGTTGAAGCCCCTGTAGAAGTGCCCTCACCTTGGACTCCATGTTCATGTGATAGCCATAAAAGGATGAGAAAGCCCCCCGTTTGTGCCCGGCATTGTCCCTAATAATGCCCCTCCTCCTGAATAATCAAGGTTCCCAAGAGAGGAGCCATCCACATTCAACTTGGCATAGGGATAAGGTGGCAAGGTCCACACCAATGTAATGCACATTGTTGGCGCTGGCCTTCTAGTAAAGGGTAGCAGTCCCAATTGTAACCAAATGTCATCTTTGGGACTTGATGTAGTGAAGGGATGAGCAGCATTGATATGGTGTAGTAACTCCAAAACCTGACGGGCTATTTGACCTGGAGGCGTGATAATGTCCTCATAAGCAGCTTTGTTCCTTGCCTTCCATAATTCCCAACGGATCAACACTGGTAAAAGATGGGCCAAAGCGGCCTCTAACGAGCTCCTAGACGTGTGCATCCATCAACCTTGTAGTTTTTGTGCGAGAGAGTCCACTGCCGCTGCTATTCGAAATTTGAACATCTGCTCAAATTGTCCCCATACTTGACGTGCCACCCTACACTCAATGAAGAAGTGACTCAGAGTCTCCTCGCTCGTGCAAAAGTAGCCCTTGGATGTCGCTCGTGCAAAAGTAGCACTTGGATGGCAAGCGGAACCCAAATCTCTATAACATGTCGGGAAAAGGAAGCAAATGATTCAGTAGGCACCACATGAAAATAGAGAGTTTGAGGGGGATACGCCGGTTCCATATGAGTTTCCTTGAGATTAAAGGATTAGTCGACTTGCGGAGCCTCTCCAAAGCCATTTGGATTTTAAATTTGCCATCTGGAGTAGCTGTCCAGACATACTGATCCCAGTCTGTTGAATGGTGAATACGAAAGTTTAGGATCTTCCTTCTGTCCTCTTCCGTTAGTGCTTCGTCGACTCGGTCTAGCTTCCATTCTGCACCTGCGATCAAGTTTTTAATTACCAAACTCGAAGATGGTGTCCCTTGTTTGCCTTCAGCTAGCGGTCCCGTCCCCAACCAGTTGTCGAACCAGAAGGATAAGCTGCCATCTCGAACTAGCGTTTGCATGTGCAGTACCATGAAGTCACGCACTCCTATCATTCTTCTCCAAGTCTGCGAGTTTGAGGGCTTTATTGACGCTATGGCCGCATGCCCTGTTGTCGTTACATATTTGGAGATCATGTAGCGAGCCCAAAGCATGTCACTCATTCGTGATTTCCACCATAACCTATAGCTAAAAGCCTTCAAGATGTTGTCCAGTATGTGAACTCCCAGTAAATTTTGTTTTGTGGGGAAACACAGCTCACTCCATTTCCACTAGTGCTTCTTTTGATGCCCCTCCTCCTCTTCCCAAGAAAACTGAGACATTATCAGATCTAATTGGTGCaatactgtgacagccccactttcccttagggcgtaccccaaaggttagcggactgcctgcccaactctcgccaggactactaagccaAAATTCACATTCACCATACCAAAAGGCGCAATTTAACTTCAAATAATCAATCAATACTATATACAATGGAGTTTCTAATGATTCAACTTAAAGTACCAGCCAGAGTATCCAAATTTATACAAATACATGCAAGGTTTGCTAATACAAAGGAGATTAAACAAAAACAACTATAACTAACTCGACTCTTTTCCCAAAATTCACGCTTCCAAAATTTAGGGTGAACTTTTgcccaatgagataccaaaAGGGTCACACAGTCAAGAAATCACACAATTACAATTTTAATCGATCAAATATAAGTATCAAATAAGATATAAGTAAACACCACGACTTAAACAGAGTAGTTCAActaaaggatacagatggctctcaagagttAAATTTCTCGTTATATTAACTTGATCCAaacctgttgacactccgtcaatgtttaaagaaGCAAAACCATGACCGTAGATCCCCACTTTATACCAATTTTCATctaccaaacataccccttactaGGCCCGAACATCAAACAGAAACAGTGGCGGTAATGCTCGAGTGTATCAGATATAAAAAATATTCAGTGAATTAGTAACAGTTTTCTCATGGTTCTTCATTCtacctcgaccaaacccttgctagCTCGATTCGATTGACTACCGATGAGGTTTGAGCTCAAATTTTACAGTAAGATCGTTGGATATTAGTCTCCAAATGACATCAactcatgcacaagtaacaaaTCCAAATTGCACAGTAAACCGGTCAAACAGTCAAGGgaaatgagtgtgataaagtacaccctcgtcccGTTCAGGATAAACTAAAGttacagtcattcaagtcaaaaatttcaaacacaagtaAATCggttaagcaacaagtcatgcaagtggtacactcaccagttcaagcaaaaaTAGTGTCAAAAGTTTTCTCCCGGATTATGCCCTTGATCATCGACAAATCCTAAGAACAACAAGATAAAAatattatggttcaaccatccaaaatttaggtgaaccaaagaaaatccaagtAACTACTAGTGCAAAGATgcaaatatgattttggagtgaaaagaaaaCATTTAGACCTAAGAACATGAATAACCAAAGAGTCCTTCATTTCAATTCATGGCTGAAATTTTCAGCAACAAAATAGCTAAAAAGACAACCAACCTCGAGGTTAAAATGAAACAAATGCAACTAAAAAGCATACTAGAAGGAACCATCACTTTTCCTCTtacttttcacatgattttatcaaaatttcagcttatacgCTACCATCAAAGTCACATGTAACCTAAGTCCAAACCAACCCAAAATCATCCCTCTTATATCACTTATTTCACAAGAAAGGAAGTGGTAAAAATTTCAGTAGCACTTCcccttgttttttttatttttccatccaaactcaacaccaaaTTTCATCTCAAGTCAATCTCAATCACAACCACAAGTCATAAGCTATCAAATACACTTGATCAAGGTCACAAAACCATCTCCAAATAGCCAATTCATAGCTCAAATATCAACCACAACAAAGCTGAATtttggaaaccctaagctgaaaatttcaaatACATGCTGGAATTTTCCTTAAGCAAGccaaactaacatataaaaactAGATAATTCACATGGCAAAGCTACCAAATCATGGCCAAGCTCAAGCATCACATAGAAGCTGAAATTTCACCATAAAAGCTGTAATTTTTCCAATCTCCTCTTAAACTATGAAAATTTTCATGTAAACTACCAAAATCCAACTCTAAAACTGCTAGTATGCAAGTAATAGAAGTAAAAAGTGTTTCTTGCCATAGATACCTTGAAACCCCAAGAAAAATGGAATCCAAATgcttcttcctccaaaaactcTCCACTAAAGCCTTTAATCTTCCTTAGATATCACCTTTTAGGGAATAGTTTGCAAGATTAATGGTTAAACTCAAGATTCAACCAAGAAATTTGAGGTTGAAAATGaagttttcttccctttttttcttctccaaGGTTCGGTCAAATGAGGAGTAAAGTGATAGGATTTTTAGtcaaattttttgttaattaaagagGTAAGAAAGTCTTTAGTCAAAGTCAAAGAACCAAGACCTTTGTGACAAATGTTTAGCCAAGATTAATCCTCATCTTGTTGTCTCCCAAAGGCTAAACTATCTagttaacctctaattatcccttgacaccttataaaataatattcctttatgcaaaactcctactaatcttcaaaaatttatcgcacttagctgGTCCTATTTCTATAATGCATTTCGAACTTAACATGAGCTAACTTATacaaggaaaatgatttaaaaacttgattcacttataaaatatctaggaaattaaggtaataaagtaaagtaaaagaaaatgtattcaaagaaataatataaaataagaaaatttttcgagtcctcacactctctcccctttaaaataatttcgtccttaaaatttctcaccttaattaACTAAcagctcagggtatttcttttgcatttcttcctccacttcccAGGTTGCCTTTTCTAccccatgatttctccataagATTTTCACCAAGggaatttgcttgtttctcagttcCTTAACCTTTCGGTCGAGCAACTGTACGGGTTTCTCCTCATAAGTGAGAGACTCAtctatttcaatttcttctagTTGTAAGATATGAGTCGGATCAGGatagtacttctttagcatcgagacatGGAAGATGTCATGAATTCTGGATAAACTCGATGGTAGTTCGAGTCGGTATGCTACATTTCCAACTCGTTGGAGAATTTTGAAGGGTCCCACAAATTTTGGTTGcagcttctttcctttacctGTCTGATACTCCACAACGGAGTGATCTTAAGAAATACAAGATCTCCAACtttgaactccaaatccttcttTCGATTGTCCGCATAACTTTTTTGCCGACTTTGAATTGTTTGAAGTCTCTGGCGTATTAGTTTGACCTTTTCGTGTGCATTCTACATCCATAGCACAGTTGTTGGATCTAAAATCTTCTTTTTCCCTATTTCATCCCAGTAAACCGGTTATCGGCACTTTCTTCCGTAAAGAGTTTCgtatggtgccatttgaatagaTGAATGGTAGCTGTTATTATAGGCAAACTTCACGAACGTCATGTGCTGGCCCCAACTATTTACAAAATCCAAGATACACGTCCTTAACATATTCTCgagggtttgaatggttctttTTGATTGTCCATCGGTCTGGGGAGGTATGTAATACTAAGGTTTAGTTTGGTCCCCAAGGTTTCTTGCAACTTTTGTCAAAATCGAGATATGAATCGGGGATCCCTATCTGAGACTATACTCACTGGGACTCCATGCAATCTTACAATTTCATTCATATACAGTTGAGCCAGTTTTTCCATAGAATACTTCATGTGTAAttgcaagaaatgggccgattcggttaaccggtcgacgattacccaaacggcatcatagCCTCTCTGAGTTCGCggaaaacttgagacaaagtcCATCGTAATGTTTTTCCACTTCCATCAGGTATTTCGAGGGGTTGTAACAAACCAAAGGATTTTTTATGTTCGGCTTTAACTTGTTGACAGACGAGACAAGTTTGAACATATTAAACAATTTCTTTTTCATGTTATCCCACTAATATAACCCCCTTAGATCCTGATATATCTTACTACTACCTGGATGGATTGTATATTTGGGCCAATGAGCTTcctccaaaaattttttttcaacattTCATCCCTCGACACCAATACTCGGTTCtaatatctcaaaattctttCGAGATTGAAATTGAAATCAGGCAATTCCCTTTTTTGCAACTTTTTCATCCACTTCTGTGCCACCAAATCTTTCTTCTAAGCCTCTTTGATTCGATCTAGTAAAGTGGATTTCACTgtaatattttcaaagatcACCTTCTGGCGTTCAAGACGAGAATTCCACTCACTAACTTTTTCTAACAtattccattccttaatcaTTAATCTAGTCACTTAAACCTTTTGACTTAAGGCATCTGCCATGATATTAGCCTTTCTAGGATGGTGGTTAATCgtacagtcataatcttctaaaaattccatccatcgacgctgcctcatgttcaacTCCTTCTGAaaaaataagtacttaaaaCGCTTATGTTCTGTATAAACCTCAAAAGTTACCTTATAcaaataatgtctccactttttcagggCAAAGACAACAGCTGCTAATTTCaagtcatgggtcggataattttgCTTATGAgatttcaatttcctagaggcaaaggCAATCACGTCCTTATTTTACATTAATACGCACCCCAATCCTTCCCTTGAGGCATCGGTATATACAGTGAAACTGTCCTTTCCATTAGGTAGTGCTAGACCTGGTGCCATAGTCAACctttttttcaattcttgaaaactaGTTTCACATCTTGTATCCCACACAAAACTGCCATGCTTCTTCGTCAAATTGGTTAAAGGACCGGCaagttttgagaaattcttAATAAATCGACGATAATACCCTACCAATCCTAGAAAGTTACGAATCTCAGTGGGATTTTTTGTCCGCTTCCATTAAGTTATTGCCTCTACTTTCGCCAGATCCACGGTGATACCATCTTTTGAAATCACATGCCCTAGAAAAGAGATTTTCTCTGACCAAAACTCACATTTGCTAAAGttagcatataactgatgttctCTTAAAGTATACAATACAATCCTCATGTGTTGCTCATGCTCCTCTTGAGTTTTCGAGAAGAC
Above is a genomic segment from Coffea eugenioides isolate CCC68of chromosome 5, Ceug_1.0, whole genome shotgun sequence containing:
- the LOC113771194 gene encoding uncharacterized protein LOC113771194, with amino-acid sequence MSDMLWARYMISKYVTTTGHAAIASIKPSNSQTWRRMIGVRDFMVLHMQTLVRDGSLSFWFDNWLGTGPLAEGKQGTPSSSLVIKNLIAGAEWKLDRVDEALTEEDRRKILNFRIHHSTDWDQYVWTATPDGKFKIQMALERLRKSTNPLISRKLIWNRRIPLKLSIFMWCLLNHLLPFPDML